A window from Mus caroli chromosome 2, CAROLI_EIJ_v1.1, whole genome shotgun sequence encodes these proteins:
- the Znf512b gene encoding zinc finger protein 512B isoform X3, with protein MTESFCVGGGRRLQGSSKSGPGKGGSRKEAQLPLLQDPPKLGMPVVHSGHTVPSQAPLCFDPGNSASDKTEGKKKGRPKAENQALRDIPLSLMNQWKDEFKAHSRVKCPNSGCWLEFPSIYGLKYHYQRCQGGAISDRLAFPCPFCEAAFTSKTQLEKHRIWNHMDHPLPAPKPGPVSRPVTISRPVGVSKPIGVSKPVTVGKPVGVSKPIGISKPVTVSRPIPVTKPVTVSRPMQVSRPVPVTKPIPITKPVPLTKHMPVTKLVTVSKPVPLTKPVPVSRPIVVSKPVPVSRPIAISRHIPPCKMVLLSKSENKTLRATGKNSSKKRAADSLDTCPILPKQARPENGAYGPSSMDQSVTFPLSTDPSGSRPLMGKEALRPIGPVSQPEEDPERTKHRRKQKTPKKFTGEQPSISGTFGLKGLAKAEDKARVHRSKKQEGSGSEEVRKKVLATPVTVSKEAPTPVAHPAPGGGCLAGPRTGGPEEQWQRAIHERGEAVCPTCNVVTRKTLVGLKKHMEVCHKLQEALKCQHCRKQFKSKAGLNYHTMAEHSAKPTDAEASEGGEQEERERLRKVLKQMGRLRCPQEGCGAAFSSLMGYQYHQRRCGKPPCEVDSPSFPCTHCGKTYRSKAGHDYHVRSEHTAPPPEEPTDKIPEAEDLLGVERTPSGRIRRTSAQVAVFHLQEIAEDELARDWTKRRMKDDLVPETARLNYTRPGLPTLNPQLLEAWKNEVKEKGHVNCPNDCCEAIYSSVSGLKAHLASCSKGDHLVGKYRCLLCPKEFSSESGVKYHILKTHGENWFRTSADPSSKHKSQDSLMPRKEKKKSLSGGKKRGRKPKERSSEEPASKLPPNRDDWPPGGRDRGSRSSTGKKAGAGKAPEK; from the exons ATGACTGAGTCCTTCTGTGTTGGAGGAGGCCGTCGGCTTCAAGGATCCAGCAAAAGTGGACCTGGAAAGGGAGGCAGCCGGAAGGAGGCCCAACTTCCCTTGTTGCAGGACCCACCAAAGCTAG GGATGCCAGTGGTCCACAGTGGACATACAGTGCCTAGCCAGGCCCCACTCTGCTTTGACCCCGGAAACTCAGCCAGTGACaagacagaagggaagaaaaaagggaggcCGAAAGCCGAGAACCAAGCTCTCCGAGATATTCCT CTCTCTCTGATGAACCAGTGGAAAGATGAATTCAAGGCACACTCAAGGGTGAAGTGTCCAAACTCAGGGTGCTGGCTAGAGTTCCCCAGCATCTATGGGCTCAAGTACCACTATCAGCGGTGCCAAGGG GGTGCTATCTCAGATAGGCTGGCCTTCCCTTGCCCCTTCTGCGAGGCCGCATTCACCTCCAAGACCCAGCTGGAGAAGCACCGGATATGGAATCACATGGACCACCCCCTACCTGCCCCCAAGCCTGGCCCAGTCAGCCGGCCGGTCACCATCAGCCGGCCTGTTGGGGTCAGCAAGCCCATCGGAGTGAGCAAACCTGTTACTGTTGGCAAACCAGTGGGAGTCAGCAAGCCCATTGGCATCAGTAAGCCAGTCACAGTCAGTAGGCCTATACCAGTCACCAAACCTGTCACAGTCAGTAGGCCCATGCAAGTCTCTAGGCCTGTGCCAGTCACCAAGCCCATCCCAATCACCAAACCTGTGCCACTCACCAAACATATGCCAGTTACCAAGCTTGTGACAGTTTCAAAACCTGTGCCACTCACCAAGCCAGTACCAGTCAGCAGGCCCATTGTGGTCAGCAAGCCTGTGCCGGTCAGCAGGCCCATCGCCATCAGCAGACACATACCACCCTGCAAAATGGTGTTGCTGTCCAAATCTGAGAACAAAACACTTCGTGCTACAGGCAAGAACAGCAGTAAGAAAAG GGCTGCAGACAGTTTGGACACCTGCCCCATCCTGCCCAAGCAGGCAAGGCCAGAGAATGGAGCGTATGGCCCATCCAGCATGGACCAGAGTGTGACCTTCCCACTGAGTACAGATCCTAGCGGCAGCAGGCCCCTGATGGGCAAAGAGGCACTGCGGCCTATAGGCCCAGTGTCCCAGCCCGAGGAAGACCCTGAGCGCACAAAGCACA gaaggaaacagaaaacaccGAAGAAATTCACAGGGGAGCAGCCATCTATCTCAGGGACCTTTGGGCTCAAAG gcctGGCCAAAGCTGAAGACAAGGCTCGAGTTCATCGCTCCAAGAAGCAAGAGGGATCAGGCTCTGAGGAAGTGCGGAAGAAGGTGCTGGCCACCCCTGTCACTGTCAGCAAGGAGGCACCAACTCCTGTGGCCCACCCAGCCCCAGGTGGGGGCTGCCTGGCAGGACCCAGGACAG GTGGCCCTGAGGAGCAGTGGCAGCGAGCCATCCATGAACGGGGGGAGGCTGTCTGCCCCACCTGCAATGTGGTTACCCGGAAGACCCTCGTGGGACTCAAAAAGCACATGGAAGTATGTCACAAG TTGCAGGAAGCACTCAAATGTCAGCACTGCCGAAAACAATTCAagtccaaggctggcctcaactaCCACACCATGGCTGAACACAGTGCCAAG CCCACGGATGCTGAGGCCTCTGAAGGGGGAGAACAGGAGGAGCGGGAGAGGCTTCGAAAGGTGCTGAAGCAGATGGGAAGGCTGCGCTGCCCCCAAGAG GGCTGTGGGGCCGCCTTCTCCAGCCTCATGGGTTATCAATACCACCAGCGGCGCTGTGGGAAGCCACCCTGTGAGGTAGACAGTCCCTCCTTCCCCTGTACCCACTGTGGCAAGACTTACCGATCCAAGGCTGGCCATGACTATCATGTGCGTTCAGAGCACACAGCCCCG CCTCCTGAGGAGCCCACAGACAAGATCCCTGAGGCTGAGGACCTGCTTGGGGTAGAACGGACCCCAAGTGGTCGCATCCGACGTACATCGGCCCAGGTTGCCGTGTTCCATCTACAGGAGATTGCAGAGGATGAACTGGCCCGTGACTGGACCAAACGACGCATGAAGGATGACCTTGTGCCTGAGACTGCACGG CTCAACTACACTCGGCCAGGTCTCCCCACACTTAACCCTCAGCTGCTGGAAGCATGGAAGAACGAAGTCAAGGAGAAGGGCCATGTGAACTGTCCCAATGAT TGCTGTGAAGCCATCTACTCCAGTGTGTCCGGCCTCAAGGCCCATCTTGCCAGCTGCAGCAAG GGGGACCACCTGGTGGGGAAGTACCGCTGCTTGCTGTGTCCCAAAGAGTTCAGCTCTGAGAGCGGCGTGAAGTACCACATCCTTAAGACCCACGGAGAG AATTGGTTCCGGACCTCAGCTGACCCGTCTTCCAAACACAAGAGCCAGGACTCCTTGATGcctaggaaagagaagaagaaaagtctGTCAGGAGGAAAGAAGCGGGGCCGTAAACCCAAGGAACGGTCCTCCGAGGAGCCAGCATCTAAGCTCCCCCCTAACAGGGATGACTGgcccccaggaggcagagacagggggtcCCGGAGCTCCACTGGGAAGAAGGCTGGAGCTGGGAAGGCACCTGAAAAGTGA
- the Znf512b gene encoding zinc finger protein 512B isoform X6 → MNQWKDEFKAHSRVKCPNSGCWLEFPSIYGLKYHYQRCQGVRGCGSGKRRPGGASGQRPPGPHPTPALPAQGAISDRLAFPCPFCEAAFTSKTQLEKHRIWNHMDHPLPAPKPGPVSRPVTISRPVGVSKPIGVSKPVTVGKPVGVSKPIGISKPVTVSRPIPVTKPVTVSRPMQVSRPVPVTKPIPITKPVPLTKHMPVTKLVTVSKPVPLTKPVPVSRPIVVSKPVPVSRPIAISRHIPPCKMVLLSKSENKTLRATGKNSSKKRAADSLDTCPILPKQARPENGAYGPSSMDQSVTFPLSTDPSGSRPLMGKEALRPIGPVSQPEEDPERTKHRRKQKTPKKFTGEQPSISGTFGLKGLAKAEDKARVHRSKKQEGSGSEEVRKKVLATPVTVSKEAPTPVAHPAPGGGCLAGPRTGGPEEQWQRAIHERGEAVCPTCNVVTRKTLVGLKKHMEVCHKLQEALKCQHCRKQFKSKAGLNYHTMAEHSAKPTDAEASEGGEQEERERLRKVLKQMGRLRCPQEGCGAAFSSLMGYQYHQRRCGKPPCEVDSPSFPCTHCGKTYRSKAGHDYHVRSEHTAPPPEEPTDKIPEAEDLLGVERTPSGRIRRTSAQVAVFHLQEIAEDELARDWTKRRMKDDLVPETARLNYTRPGLPTLNPQLLEAWKNEVKEKGHVNCPNDCCEAIYSSVSGLKAHLASCSKGDHLVGKYRCLLCPKEFSSESGVKYHILKTHGENWFRTSADPSSKHKSQDSLMPRKEKKKSLSGGKKRGRKPKERSSEEPASKLPPNRDDWPPGGRDRGSRSSTGKKAGAGKAPEK, encoded by the exons ATGAACCAGTGGAAAGATGAATTCAAGGCACACTCAAGGGTGAAGTGTCCAAACTCAGGGTGCTGGCTAGAGTTCCCCAGCATCTATGGGCTCAAGTACCACTATCAGCGGTGCCAAGGGGTAAGGGGCTGTGGGTCAGGGAAGAGGAGGCCTGGGGGTGCATCTGGGCAGAGGCCCCCGGGGCCCCATCCCACACCTGCCCTCCCTGCCCAGGGTGCTATCTCAGATAGGCTGGCCTTCCCTTGCCCCTTCTGCGAGGCCGCATTCACCTCCAAGACCCAGCTGGAGAAGCACCGGATATGGAATCACATGGACCACCCCCTACCTGCCCCCAAGCCTGGCCCAGTCAGCCGGCCGGTCACCATCAGCCGGCCTGTTGGGGTCAGCAAGCCCATCGGAGTGAGCAAACCTGTTACTGTTGGCAAACCAGTGGGAGTCAGCAAGCCCATTGGCATCAGTAAGCCAGTCACAGTCAGTAGGCCTATACCAGTCACCAAACCTGTCACAGTCAGTAGGCCCATGCAAGTCTCTAGGCCTGTGCCAGTCACCAAGCCCATCCCAATCACCAAACCTGTGCCACTCACCAAACATATGCCAGTTACCAAGCTTGTGACAGTTTCAAAACCTGTGCCACTCACCAAGCCAGTACCAGTCAGCAGGCCCATTGTGGTCAGCAAGCCTGTGCCGGTCAGCAGGCCCATCGCCATCAGCAGACACATACCACCCTGCAAAATGGTGTTGCTGTCCAAATCTGAGAACAAAACACTTCGTGCTACAGGCAAGAACAGCAGTAAGAAAAG GGCTGCAGACAGTTTGGACACCTGCCCCATCCTGCCCAAGCAGGCAAGGCCAGAGAATGGAGCGTATGGCCCATCCAGCATGGACCAGAGTGTGACCTTCCCACTGAGTACAGATCCTAGCGGCAGCAGGCCCCTGATGGGCAAAGAGGCACTGCGGCCTATAGGCCCAGTGTCCCAGCCCGAGGAAGACCCTGAGCGCACAAAGCACA gaaggaaacagaaaacaccGAAGAAATTCACAGGGGAGCAGCCATCTATCTCAGGGACCTTTGGGCTCAAAG gcctGGCCAAAGCTGAAGACAAGGCTCGAGTTCATCGCTCCAAGAAGCAAGAGGGATCAGGCTCTGAGGAAGTGCGGAAGAAGGTGCTGGCCACCCCTGTCACTGTCAGCAAGGAGGCACCAACTCCTGTGGCCCACCCAGCCCCAGGTGGGGGCTGCCTGGCAGGACCCAGGACAG GTGGCCCTGAGGAGCAGTGGCAGCGAGCCATCCATGAACGGGGGGAGGCTGTCTGCCCCACCTGCAATGTGGTTACCCGGAAGACCCTCGTGGGACTCAAAAAGCACATGGAAGTATGTCACAAG TTGCAGGAAGCACTCAAATGTCAGCACTGCCGAAAACAATTCAagtccaaggctggcctcaactaCCACACCATGGCTGAACACAGTGCCAAG CCCACGGATGCTGAGGCCTCTGAAGGGGGAGAACAGGAGGAGCGGGAGAGGCTTCGAAAGGTGCTGAAGCAGATGGGAAGGCTGCGCTGCCCCCAAGAG GGCTGTGGGGCCGCCTTCTCCAGCCTCATGGGTTATCAATACCACCAGCGGCGCTGTGGGAAGCCACCCTGTGAGGTAGACAGTCCCTCCTTCCCCTGTACCCACTGTGGCAAGACTTACCGATCCAAGGCTGGCCATGACTATCATGTGCGTTCAGAGCACACAGCCCCG CCTCCTGAGGAGCCCACAGACAAGATCCCTGAGGCTGAGGACCTGCTTGGGGTAGAACGGACCCCAAGTGGTCGCATCCGACGTACATCGGCCCAGGTTGCCGTGTTCCATCTACAGGAGATTGCAGAGGATGAACTGGCCCGTGACTGGACCAAACGACGCATGAAGGATGACCTTGTGCCTGAGACTGCACGG CTCAACTACACTCGGCCAGGTCTCCCCACACTTAACCCTCAGCTGCTGGAAGCATGGAAGAACGAAGTCAAGGAGAAGGGCCATGTGAACTGTCCCAATGAT TGCTGTGAAGCCATCTACTCCAGTGTGTCCGGCCTCAAGGCCCATCTTGCCAGCTGCAGCAAG GGGGACCACCTGGTGGGGAAGTACCGCTGCTTGCTGTGTCCCAAAGAGTTCAGCTCTGAGAGCGGCGTGAAGTACCACATCCTTAAGACCCACGGAGAG AATTGGTTCCGGACCTCAGCTGACCCGTCTTCCAAACACAAGAGCCAGGACTCCTTGATGcctaggaaagagaagaagaaaagtctGTCAGGAGGAAAGAAGCGGGGCCGTAAACCCAAGGAACGGTCCTCCGAGGAGCCAGCATCTAAGCTCCCCCCTAACAGGGATGACTGgcccccaggaggcagagacagggggtcCCGGAGCTCCACTGGGAAGAAGGCTGGAGCTGGGAAGGCACCTGAAAAGTGA